In a single window of the Micrococcaceae bacterium Sec5.7 genome:
- a CDS encoding tetratricopeptide repeat protein, with amino-acid sequence MQNADWEERVAALWAELDNYGREEFPAAMAGLAAELPEGTADADFELGASYDSTGYPERAVPLYRRAMETGLEGERRRRAVIQLASSLRNLGHPEESVVLLIAERSKGTDHLSDAVDATLALAYASTGREREGLSLVLAALAPHLPRYQRSMGNYARMLLEDAPGSPVKDS; translated from the coding sequence ATGCAAAATGCTGACTGGGAAGAGCGTGTGGCCGCGCTGTGGGCCGAACTGGACAACTATGGCCGCGAGGAATTTCCTGCGGCCATGGCCGGGCTGGCCGCCGAACTGCCCGAAGGCACCGCCGATGCCGACTTCGAGCTCGGAGCCTCCTACGATTCCACCGGTTACCCGGAACGTGCGGTGCCCCTTTACCGGCGGGCAATGGAAACGGGGCTGGAAGGTGAGCGCCGCCGTCGGGCAGTCATCCAGCTGGCAAGTTCCCTGCGCAATCTGGGTCACCCGGAAGAAAGCGTGGTTTTACTGATCGCGGAGCGTTCCAAGGGCACCGATCACCTGTCCGACGCAGTAGACGCCACCCTTGCGCTGGCCTATGCCAGCACAGGGCGTGAACGCGAAGGCCTCTCCCTGGTCCTGGCCGCGCTGGCACCGCACCTGCCGCGGTACCAGCGCTCCATGGGCAACTACGCCCGGATGCTCCTGGAGGACGCCCCGGGTTCTCCGGTGAAGGATTCCTAG
- a CDS encoding SDR family NAD(P)-dependent oxidoreductase, giving the protein MTTRANATTALITGATAGLGAEFARQLAQEGHHLVLVARDAGRLQQAADEFERDFSITAEVLPADLTDDAGVAAVVERLSDALRPVEVLVNNAGIGLLHSFERNSVQEERNHLRLHVQTPMELCHAALQGMLARGSGRIINVASVAAFANRGSYSAAKAWQVSFSRWANLAYAHSGVKITALCPGFTHTEFHDRMGMDKTVAPRWMWLTAERVVREGLADNARGKGVSIPTKRYKVVTGVARILPAKLTSGPPRKAKQLSPADG; this is encoded by the coding sequence ATGACTACCAGGGCCAACGCCACCACCGCATTGATCACGGGTGCCACCGCAGGTCTGGGTGCCGAATTCGCCCGGCAGCTGGCACAGGAAGGACATCACCTTGTCCTCGTGGCACGCGACGCCGGCCGCCTTCAGCAGGCGGCGGACGAATTCGAGCGCGATTTCAGCATCACGGCTGAGGTGCTTCCCGCTGACCTGACGGACGACGCCGGGGTGGCCGCCGTCGTCGAACGCCTTTCAGACGCTTTGCGTCCCGTGGAGGTCCTGGTGAACAACGCGGGGATCGGGCTGCTGCATTCGTTCGAGCGGAACAGCGTGCAGGAGGAGAGGAACCACCTCCGCCTGCATGTCCAGACGCCGATGGAGCTTTGCCATGCCGCACTTCAGGGGATGCTGGCGCGGGGCTCGGGGAGGATCATCAACGTTGCCAGCGTGGCGGCGTTTGCCAACCGAGGCAGCTACTCGGCCGCGAAGGCGTGGCAAGTCAGCTTCAGCCGCTGGGCCAATCTGGCGTATGCACACAGCGGTGTGAAGATCACAGCCCTGTGTCCCGGCTTCACGCACACCGAATTCCACGACCGCATGGGCATGGACAAGACAGTCGCCCCGCGTTGGATGTGGCTGACGGCGGAGCGTGTGGTCCGGGAAGGGCTCGCGGACAACGCCCGGGGCAAAGGGGTTTCCATCCCGACCAAGCGCTACAAAGTGGTTACCGGCGTTGCGCGGATACTGCCCGCCAAGCTCACTTCCGGTCCGCCACGGAAGGCAAAGCAGCTGTCTCCCGCCGACGGATGA